In Camelus bactrianus isolate YW-2024 breed Bactrian camel chromosome 5, ASM4877302v1, whole genome shotgun sequence, the DNA window ATGTAAATTTTCCCTACCCTATACATACCCAAATACTGATTAGTAAAGTCAACCTTAGGATTCTTTTATTCAGGATGTACCAGCTGTTTGTTTGTGAGACTAGCTTtcaataaaataacatatttaatatCCTAATGTCTAagccaaaggaaaaatgaaaataagcttaTCAACAATCCTGTGTTTACCAAATACATTTTTACACCTGTGTCCTAGCTATGTGCCTATCTTTAAAGAATGACTTGTTTAAAACTCGAGCTCAGACTTACCTACCTTCACATATTGAATATTTAAGACATCTACCTCTACAAACTTAACCAATGATGGGTCTTGATAACTTAGTTGAACTTGGCTAGTCCCCTTCACACTACATTAGATGTTAAGCAGTAAGTCTTcactatttttcctttgtttttctgagaTCAGGCTGATTTCCTAATTTTTACACTTAGCTATAcacagttatacatttatattggttTTTGTGCCCCAGAACTGATAGCTCCGCTTTTAGATGGTCTCCATGGAttatggaaaaaaggaagaagtgcTATATAGTCTTGTTAGGCTAGAAAGCTAATTTTATGACATTAGTTACatccaaaaatgttttatttaaaacttgtTATGAATTAACTACCTTCTAGAAGCTGATTTTTATGTGGacaaaattttaataagaaaaaacttcATACTTCGAGGACTGATTATTGTTACTTTTAAAGCTAGGTCAGACAATGTCATAatgaatgttaaaaatatttcctttatattcAGCAAAATATACTCTTCCCCAGTCTTAAAATGGTGTGAAAATCCTACCATCAGCTTTCATGCAATTAACCACACATATTttcaataattaattttattttagtactTAACAATTTTCTTCTATAATACCAAAATAGGATTCTTACACATTGTAACTTGATTTATTTAATTACATTCCAATAATGAGTTGTAAAATGAAACTGAACTCAGGACtaaaaagttttgctttttaaaaatgtagggCGTTTCCATAATAcaatttttatagaaatttaaatacaaaaagtTAATGCAGTAATTTCAATTTACAAGGACTGAGGATTCTCTGCTTTATGAAAGGCTTTATAAATTCCTTTCGTAAGTGATTTTCAAAGGTAATCTTAAAAATGCTATGTAGAGTTTTTTTTATAATACATCAGTCTGATTCTATTAACAAGTCGTAATCTACCATGCAAAAAACACGGGAAAAGTACCCATCGTGCCTTGCTAACTATGGGACTGTGTAGCTTGAATTTAAACAGTTctgaagaaattatttaaaacaaaataaaatgtagatgTTCTTAGCTCTCAAGTTAGCAAAGACTTTAATAGTTTTTGATACATTTTTAGAAGTACAACTTAGATGATAGCTAAAAGACCTATATACCATGGGTTTCACACTGAACTTCTTCACGGTGTAGCCCAACTTTAgctacatttcattaaaaaaaaaaaagtaaactatgACAATAGCGTATTCTTTATGCAATTCATAATAAAGTCTCTAACTTGTAGAAGTTAAAACTTGACTGTCATATATGACATATAGCAGATACAATTTACCAGGAATTATCCAATGTGTGGCATTTTTGCTAACATGGTGGTATTTGCTTTGGTAATAACTGGAGTCAAGGGCATTTAATCTGGTTCCTGCAGGCTTGTTAGGAAAGATGTCATAAGAATACAGtaataaatgttcagtaaattCACAGAACTTAAATTGTTAGTAAATAGATGAGTCttttaataagttcatttgtattaaaCTGTATGTATGAAATGAAAAAGTTTCAGTGTTTGTGACCTTTAATAAAATTCTCTGGCTTTGTTGCTATAATAGTTAACTCAAATAAAACTTGAATATTGATGTTTTCATgtttagagataaatgtgtaaagaattagtaaaatgttatttttaaataactagaTTCATGAATTTATGACAACATACTTTCACTTAGAGAACTGTTGGATTCAAAAACCTGGAACCCTATtctgaaaataagaaacaaaataatcttaagggaaaagaaaaacagagactaTAGAGCTATTAACACTTTTAACAATTTACACCAGCACACATAAGCAGGCTTCAGGTATAAAGGAAACTACTGAGCAAAAGGAAAATGTACCATATTTCAGCATAAGGTAAGTATTTTTCCTAAGTTTCTATTCTGGCACTCATCTCTTTCATAATCTAGTGTCAAGAACTAATTTTACTACCTCCTCTTCCCCACGACACAGCGCCCTCAGTACACACTCAGGCACTGTCGTGGTGCTAAGGATGGTGTTGAGCTTTGGCACTAAAACAAGTTTGAGTCTAGGCTCTCCTGTTTTATAAGCCATATAACCTTAGCCAAGTTACTTAATCTGTGTCTCAATTTCTTACCAGTTAAATGGAGTTAGAAGAATACATCATAGGGCTGACGAAAAAGTAAATGAGAGAACACAAATAAGGAACACAGAACTGGTGGTTCCCTCCCTTCACCTTCACTTATTACTGAACTAATAATTAAGAGAATTTGGCAAAATTGTGGCCGTGGGATCCTCCCCTTTTAATAATCCAGAGAAGACTTACTGAACAGCTATATTTACCAATATTTCTATTCAAAAAGCAAGTCATTATTTTCACAGAGGCATGCATGGAAAAGGACAGAGTTCTAGAGTCACAAAACTTTAACTGctataaatttttcatttttttctacactTAGCAGTGATGATACACTTAATAGTGAGCACTGAAGACTGAAATGCTAATGTCTAGTgttataatatttttactttctcaTTGCCTGGTTTCTCCGAACTCACAATCGGCAGTTTCATTTCTTCCCAAACTTGAACATTTcttgttattttcagttttaacttTTTACATTTTGAGGCTATCTATCATTGGATCATATAAGTTTGTAATTGTTGTAATTTTTTGGTACGTTACTCCTTTTATATTAAGTCTCACTTTAGTAATGGTTTTCCCCTCAAAACAGATTATCTACTATTAATATTATGATACCAGATTTATTTTGGTTAATACATGCCTAGTGTTTCTTCATGTCTCATTTTCTGTGATAAGTATATACCTTTTAATGACATAGagctaactttttaaatttaagcttGAATATTGCTGTCTTTTGACAGAAAGTTCATCCTAtgacattttgttttattatcattactgatatatttgtatttatttctgccATCTTATTATGGGTTTTCTTTtgccatatttttcatttttctttgcctttttttctcatTCCTCTCTTCTACtagactgagttttttttttaacatttcatctGGCTAGGAAGAAATACATTCTATTTGTAGTATTTTAGTGATCAACTAAAATTGTGTAATATGCTtaataactttatatttttagtatttatagccttttaaccaatagacatttCCAGATTAGTTCAAAGGAAGTCAGATTACTGAACTATCATATTTAATGTGTTCCAGAATAAAGGTTAttacccttttaaaaatattttaatcaggaaaatatataattaatcatATTTTAATTGAATGTATTAAGAGAATAGGACAATGACTCCAATCTGTAACAGTCATAAATCTGGTTTTGAAAGTTCATCTTCATGTTCAATCCCACAAATCGCACAGTGACTGTCAGCTAAGGAGAGTGTATACATACAAGGCATGGCCTTATTAGAGGAGGTTAGTACTGCTTTACCCACACCATACACTAAGAAAATTGGCATCATCCATTTCCACAGTTGTTCCCAGAGCTGTCCTGCTTACCCAATGAGTCTTTCAGGCCTCTGCAGATGTTTCATTCAAAAATCCTTAATGACTTGAAGGCAAGGCTCATCTCTCCTTGGAGCTATAATTTTCTTCTTGCAGATCGTATGTTCGGTTTCCAGAAACATCCTGACATCTGATACTATCCTGTTCTTAAGTGAAGAGCTGTGGACTTTAAAATCCATGGTGAGTACACTGTGTCATAGACAAAATGGGATTGAAACTCAGTTCATAGCCAAGGGTGGAACTTCTATACTATAGTCTCGCCTTACTTTGGTGAAGATCCAAGTAAAGCTGAAGCTGCCAACAGCTATTCATGAAAGGAGGTACAGTACAGAGTATATTATTTCTAGTTGTCAAGGCCATAGGAAGATCCTCTTGGTGTGTAGCTCTTCCTAATCCCCTTTCCTCATCATGGAAATGTAAGTAGAAACTGATTAATGTGATACAATCTTAAGCAGGGTATTTTAAATATGGTTAACTATTCTATTAGATGGTTCTGCTTAATTCAGAGGATCTATAATGGGTAACCTAGGACTACCTGAAAACTAAGAAGTCAATTTCACCTCTAAACTGGTTAGTCCCTTCCCCTAAACTCAAAGTAGTTCTtgatgatagaaaaaaatcagcttaAGCTGGACTTCTCCTATCTTGTCTCAAAAAAAAGAGTCACTCTCCTTTAAAGGTGAAAGTCCCCACTAATTAACTTCCATTAACTTGGTTGTTACTATTCTGGCCCTTCCAGCAACATTAACCTCCAAGTTTATTGTGTCCTATTGATAGAAATTAACCAATCCTATCCAAAGCTCCTGCAAGAGGAAGGGCAGGGCCAGCTGTGTTGTGCTGAAATGACATACTTCATACTGTCTTAGTTTTGCAAGGGACTCCAAGGCTTTCTAGAACTGATCCCCCTAACCTGTACTCCTAGTTACCCCAGCCTGTGCCCTAGCTCTCCTCAAGCTCTCTGAACTAGTAAACTTTTTCAGCAAAAACAGACACCTAACTGCCACACCCTTTTAAGCCCACTATATTACTCATTCTGGCAAAAGATGAGGGCAAGGACCCATCAAGGtttacagcatcccagacctCAGCAGGAAGAACGGTTGTTCTACACCTGGTAGAACTATGGATAGGggagaactgcctccaagaggcAATTACAGATTATCAGACAGCAGCTTTATGGACCAACTCTTAGTCAAGAGGCCTGGCCTCTCCACCGTAACTCAAGGTTACATTAATGCAGGCCGACACTGTAACTATACACTCTCTTAGGGGTGAAGCAATCAGAGGTCCAGGAAACCATCCCTACCATAATGCCCAAGGAGTAATCTGTCAAATGGTTGGTACTGCCACCTGCTACCCAAGCCACTTGTGATGGTAAGTCATCCTAGTTGGAGGCCCACAACCTGACCAACTACTGGCTTTACTTCAGTTTCAGAAATTCCCAGATCTAAAGAGTTACGTGCCAATCACAAGTACAACTATGGGAGGAAGAAACAAAGGCCTGTGCCTCAGAGCCCATGTCCCAGCAGAGGCCTTCTTGAGTTTCTCAACTTAATATTCAATTTATCAGGCTCTTCTCAGCCCTGACAGTCAcacaggtgtttaaaaaaaataatgaggcCTACTTCCAGAATAagtatgagatttcattgaaatGAAACTATTTATTATTGCTGCCTATTTTTGGCCTCCATTTAGCCATAGGCTTTCTGTCTTCTGAGGTGCCTAATCCTTGAGTTCACTTGTGGAATAGCCCTCTAGTATACAATGGTGCCACATATACACTGCCTACAATTTCTTGCATGACTTCATAGATAAGGCTGTAATCTACTGGGTTGACAGCTTATTACTTTACTTTGACATCCCATGAACACCTGCTCAGTGCTCTGTCACCTCCTGCAACACTGCCTCCAAGAATACTCCAAAATGAATATTTGAAAGCCTTAGGATCGTATTTGGGAGAAACTTCCTTTCTGGTCAAGGAATCCACACGATGCCAGATAAGGTGTTAGCATTTCTGGAATAGGGGAATTCTTAGATGTCTCAAGTTTATTATCATCATCTCCCACAAGTGATTAGGATGCCTTCTCTTGGAAGTGCATGCCCTCCAGTTTTAAGTTTCACCTGTCTTCCACTTGCCATTCTTAAACTGCTGGATCAAACTAAACATATCAACTCAATACCCAAAGAATATTTGCTTTACCTATTTTGCCTCCTAGAGAATCCAACTGGTTCACCTTCATATCACCACAGAGTAAGTCACATCCAACTTACCTCACTTCTTCACTCAAAATACCCTGTCTTCTGTAATAATTATGCCCTCTCCTCTTTGGTTCCCCTGTTTTCTTGTGTCCTCCAGTACCACAAATACTCTGGTAGCAGTTAAGTGCCTGCACAAATGAGACTGCACAAAAGGAATTAATACCCAGCAAGCCAAGGTCCAGTGTACTGACTGGCATTAGGCCATGGGGAAGATCATTCAAGAGGAAGACACTGTCCCTTCATTCATGATAGTGACTGTAAGACCGTTATAATGGCACTTCTAAGGCAGAGGTTATCAACATTTGTTTTCCAAGTCTGTCTTCCTTCATCCATGTAAACATATCCCATCTCTTTCCCTGCTCTGCTGTCCAGCCCTAGATTATTACACTCCATCTTAGTTCCCAGGAATCTGCCCTAGTAATCCCAGCAGGAACTGGAATATGTCATATGGCAAGCCGAGGATTCCATTATGAAGAATAAGGAAGATATGAAGGAACATTGGTAGAAATGGTCCTTCCACCTTTAGAATGCCTTCAAGCATTCTTTTCTAAGCAATTTTCCAAGCAGCCAGAAAACTCTCACAACAccaattaataaacagaaatgagCTGAATAAATCTGGGGGAACTACCAGCATTAATAGTTTACTTCATAGTGAGCCCTCTCTGCTTTGCTACCATGCTTAGAATGGATATCTCAAGGCAAGTTCTCATTTTAAACTTTGCCCTTGCTATCCAGTCACCTATAAGATACAATGCTGGCTTACTGTGTTGTAGTCATTGTATAAATGATACCTTAACATCTTCTTTGTGATATTCTCTTATGGAGACTTGGAGAGATCCCTAAATCCAGTTTGAGATTCCTGGAGCACTGATCACTTCCTCCCTTCACCACCACCTTCAACAAATGCAACAGAACAGATCTGAATAAGGTACTTAGaaacttttaaactttaataagttaaaggagcaaaagaaataatcagtAAAGAGTACTTGAAAGTAAATGTATTAACATTTATAATAGCTATTCCACAATTTCTATATTGTGTTATAGTTCCTGACTGACCAAAACAAATCATATAAGGTAAATTATGTATGTGGATAACAAAAAAGACCAAGAAATATAGAGAAAATATTGCCTTTCTGAACTAtctacaaatttttttaaatcatacctATAAACCtgttgttataaaaaaaaaactttatcatACCAAGTACCTCAAGAGAGCTTTATAATTTATCATATAGTCCAAACTTGATACATTTACTTATCAGCTTACTAAACATTTAAGAGTAAATACCCTTTTTCAGTAGTCTGATAAAAACTGAGGATTCTGATCTTCTTTCAAAGCTTTCTGTAAAACAGCATGGTTGCAGTTatccttattttaaataaaggaacaaaatttttctttaaatttaaattatgcaaaattaggagggagaaaatttactctaaaTATTCTGAAACCTCAATGTTAAGTAATTAAATATGTGAGACTAGAGCCATCTACTGGTTGAAGTGTAATGTTACAAAGCACAACTACTGTACTTTAGCAAAGAAGAGAGTCACAGTTAAGAGCTGAAAATATAAACATGGGCAAAAATCACGTAGTCTAGGACACTGGTTTTTAACGGTTTAATGAAACAATCTCTTTTTAATAGGAGacccaaaatatataacaaaGTAAAAGCTGAGGTAGGGGGCCTCCAACCCCCACTCTCATTAATTTGCCCAGCAGAGGCCAGGCCAATGAAAAACAAGCCATGAGAGGTAGTATTGGGCAAATAACGTAGCTGTGGTTTGGAAGGAGGCACCAGGAGAAGGAACAGTATCAGCAAAGTTGTCTCTTACCCATATTTCCCCTGGAGATCTCTTAGAGACACTGGGGTACAAAGGACAGTGGTTAATGGATACAGAGAACTGAGGAGTAGGGAGTAGGCTCCTGAAAGGCTACAAACCTCTTTTCACAGGGACGTTATTTATGTGCTCGTTTGACACAACACTTTAGAAGACATTAGTATAACTTTCctgaaaatgcaaaataagaaaataatacatttgctTTTTTACCACAAGCTAGTAAGAACTGAGTTTCTAGGTCTTATGGGCTTTCACCAGCCAGGCCCTGGACTGGTCCAGTCTTGGAAACAAGACCCCAGTTTCAggtcccagcctcctcccttcaAAAGGGCATGGATGTCCATAGAATCGAGGCAAGAAATAGAGCTCTCCAAGGCCCCTCTCTGTGGCAGAGACCCCTAACCTAGACAGAAGCTTGTCAGCCAGGCTTGGGGTGACAGGCTGGAGCAAAGTTCCAAAGATTCGCAAACATTCCAAGGCCACATGAAGCACAGTACCCAGCCAGGGAGCATCTACTGGGCTCTCCCAGTTCAGTTTCCATGGTGCATGCCTTTGGACAAAGCCATTAGTTTGCCGGACGCAGGTGGACACTGCCTCCAGAGCCTTATAGATCTGAAAGTTATCATAGTGGTCGGCTACCTGCTTGGGCAAAGTGGTCACTGCGCTCACCAGAGCATAGTCCTCTGCCTGAGCACGAACTGATGCCCCCCCCAACCCTGGCTCACTGGGGAAGCAGGTAGTGCAGAAAGCCGGATAGGTCCCAGAAGGATTTATTCTGTTGGCAGTGCATCTGTTCAAGAGCCCTCCTAAAGAGTCTGCCAGCTCAGCATCCAACAACTTAACAACTTTTTCATCATAGTAATCACAGTCCCAGTTGGGGACTCCCTGCCGAAGGAGAAAGTAGCGAAAGCCATCCACAGTATAGCGATCAAGGCAAGTCCTGGGATCCACCACATTGCCCAAGCTCTTAGACATCTTTTGGCCACAGACCGTCCAGTGAGAGTGGACATAGATGCGGTGTGGTGGGTTTATACCGGCCCCTAAGAGGAGGGCAGGCCAATAGATAGCATGGAATTTGAGAATGTCCTTGCCTATGATATGAGAGGTGGTCGGCCACCAAGATTTGAATTCAGCGTTTGGGTAGCCAATTACAGTAAGGTAGTTGACCAAGGCATCCAGCCACACGTAGATGGTCTGCGAATCGTCCCCGGGCACTGGAATACCCCAGTGCAAGTGGCTACTCCTTCGAGAGACGGATAGGTCCGGCAGCTCCTCCTCCAGCCACTGAAGGACTGCGTGGTGGAATGGCTCCGGGGTGATTGCCTGGGGGTCGCCCCGCAGCCACCTCTGGAGAGGCTCCCGGAACTGGGAAAGCCTGAAAATATAGTTTTCTTCCTTGGTCCAGGAGACTGGATGCCCGCTCTCCAGAGATACAGGACACAAATCCCCCGACGGGCCCGGCTGCCTGGTGACCTTGGCTTCAGGCAGGAAGCACTCGTCGGAGGCGCAATACCAACCTTCATAGAGCCCCTTGTAGAGAAGACCTCGAGCCTTCAGCACCCTCCAGAAATGCTGCACAGCCACCCGGTGTCGGGCCTCAGTGGTGCGGATGAAGTCGGTGGAGGAGATGTCAGCCTCCCGGAAAAGCTGCTGGAACTGGGCAGACACTCGGTCGCATAGCTCGGACGGGGCCAGGCCCGCAGCAGCTGCTGCCTGCTGAATCTTCAGGCCGTGCTCGTCCGTCCCAGTGGAGAATCGCGTAGCAGCGGCGCTGGGAACTCGGAGGCGATGGTGGCGGCACAGAGCGTCCGCCAGCAGTGCCGAGTACAGGTGCCCGATGTGTGGCGCCGCGTTCACGTAGAAAATGGGTGTCGTGAAGTAGGCGCGCGCGTCGCCTGTATCGTCGCGGACACAGAGAGCGCCCGAACTGTAGTGGCGTAAGCTAAAGTCCTCCAAGAGCGAGACCCTACTCGCCCCCGCGCGTCCTAACAGCCGAAAAGCAGGAATTCGCAGCATGGTTCCGGCGGACTGAAGCAGCGGAGGGGGCGTTCTAGAAGCACGTGTGAGGGGCGCATGCGCAGCCGGGCAGCACCGCCGCTTCCGGCCAGAAAGCCAATGAAGTCCCGCCCGAGAGCCGGCCCGCCGCCGGCCCGCCCGCGCTCTCCCTCCGCCCGCCGCCGTACAGCGGTTGTGAATTGTGGGAGCGCGCAAGAGAGGTAGCTTAGAGGAACCGGGTGTGTGGCAGGTTACGAAAGCAGTTAAATCTTTACCTTTCTGTACGTACTGCGTGTCCTGCCTTGGGTTGTAATTTTATGTTAATAAGTCTGGCTTTTTTCTCCAGGCTGAGTTGCTTGTGGGCGAGAATGTTGTATTCAGGTATTACTCAAACAGCAGTCAGTGGCACATTGCAACAGTATACCCTTTACATATGCCCTGGTCAACGGAAGGATTTGACATAGCATATAAATTTTACCTCAGAACCTAGTTGGCACAGTAAATccagaaggaagagggggagggagggaagaaaaataatgacCTAAAGCACTTGACGGAAGAATAAGAACTGAAAAAGTAAGAGAAATCTTTCCTCCAAACACAATTTTTGTTGAATCAACGAAAGAGGTAGACTTGTGATGTGCCCAATCTTTGCAAAAGATTACTGAGATCCAGAAAGCTGGAATGCAATATGACATACTCTCATCTTTGGTCTGTGAGTGgccatcttttttttaagaaaggaataTTCTTAAGTCCCATCACCCCTCCTGAATGAAAAACTCGGGGGCAGCACCTAGCAGTCTAGGTATTAATGAGTTTTCTAGGTGATTTTGATGCACACTAacgtt includes these proteins:
- the MARS2 gene encoding methionine--tRNA ligase, mitochondrial; this translates as MLRIPAFRLLGRAGASRVSLLEDFSLRHYSSGALCVRDDTGDARAYFTTPIFYVNAAPHIGHLYSALLADALCRHHRLRVPSAAATRFSTGTDEHGLKIQQAAAAAGLAPSELCDRVSAQFQQLFREADISSTDFIRTTEARHRVAVQHFWRVLKARGLLYKGLYEGWYCASDECFLPEAKVTRQPGPSGDLCPVSLESGHPVSWTKEENYIFRLSQFREPLQRWLRGDPQAITPEPFHHAVLQWLEEELPDLSVSRRSSHLHWGIPVPGDDSQTIYVWLDALVNYLTVIGYPNAEFKSWWPTTSHIIGKDILKFHAIYWPALLLGAGINPPHRIYVHSHWTVCGQKMSKSLGNVVDPRTCLDRYTVDGFRYFLLRQGVPNWDCDYYDEKVVKLLDAELADSLGGLLNRCTANRINPSGTYPAFCTTCFPSEPGLGGASVRAQAEDYALVSAVTTLPKQVADHYDNFQIYKALEAVSTCVRQTNGFVQRHAPWKLNWESPVDAPWLGTVLHVALECLRIFGTLLQPVTPSLADKLLSRLGVSATERGLGELYFLPRFYGHPCPFEGRRLGPETGVLFPRLDQSRAWLVKAHKT